A single region of the Solwaraspora sp. WMMD791 genome encodes:
- a CDS encoding ABC transporter permease, translating to MTALSLRSARRSVPGVYVALALTLITGSLIVTIDGGQLFNQSTTVSLLHVAAGLGLVAVGQTLVVLGGSLDLSVAYVVSLTTLVAAETMNGRDSGLLPGVGLALTVSAAVGLANGLLVTRLRINSFIATLGVGLLLKGYLDNGYDGPAGSTAPTLVQTLGYQRVGPVPLSFLLLIAVTGACWFVLSRTRFGHHLIAVGGDPQVARLSGVRTDRVLVTAHVLCSLCAGLAGIYLASRLGSGAPRVGTEGLYDLESIAAVVIGGTALAGGRGGVVGTVGGVLLLASIDAIFNQLEVDAFFKQVIRGAVIIAAVAIYAHRAMRKAAR from the coding sequence GTGACCGCCCTGTCGTTGCGGTCCGCGCGGCGGTCCGTCCCCGGCGTGTACGTGGCGCTGGCCCTCACCCTGATCACCGGCTCGCTGATCGTCACGATCGACGGTGGTCAGCTGTTCAACCAGTCGACGACGGTGAGCCTGCTGCACGTCGCCGCCGGGCTGGGGCTGGTCGCGGTCGGCCAGACCCTGGTCGTCCTCGGCGGCTCGCTCGACCTGTCCGTGGCGTACGTGGTGAGCCTGACCACCCTGGTCGCCGCGGAGACGATGAACGGTCGCGACAGCGGGCTGCTGCCCGGCGTCGGCCTGGCGCTCACCGTCAGCGCCGCCGTCGGACTGGCCAACGGACTGCTCGTCACCCGGCTGCGGATCAACTCGTTCATCGCGACCCTGGGCGTCGGGCTGCTACTCAAGGGCTACCTCGACAACGGCTACGACGGCCCGGCCGGCAGCACCGCACCGACGCTCGTGCAGACCCTCGGCTACCAGCGCGTCGGTCCCGTACCGCTGTCCTTCCTGCTGCTGATCGCCGTCACCGGGGCGTGCTGGTTCGTCCTTTCCCGGACCCGGTTCGGTCACCACCTGATCGCGGTCGGCGGCGACCCCCAGGTCGCCAGACTCTCCGGCGTGCGCACCGACCGGGTCCTGGTCACCGCCCATGTGCTCTGTTCACTGTGCGCCGGGCTCGCCGGGATCTACCTGGCCAGCCGGCTGGGCTCGGGCGCGCCCCGGGTAGGCACCGAAGGCCTCTACGACCTGGAGTCGATCGCGGCGGTGGTCATCGGCGGCACCGCCCTCGCCGGCGGACGCGGTGGTGTCGTCGGCACCGTCGGTGGCGTACTGCTGCTCGCCAGCATCGACGCCATCTTCAACCAGCTCGAGGTCGACGCCTTCTTCAAGCAGGTGATCCGGGGTGCCGTCATCATCGCCGCCGTCGCCATCTACGCCCACCGGGCGATGCGAAAGGCGGCCCGCTGA
- a CDS encoding ABC transporter permease, producing the protein MQTVPRRLAPPRWMPTGGVLPILAILAVLLVLVAIRQPGFLAPASLMSFLGRSAPIILLAAGQYFVIVSGEFDLSVGALVTAQVVVAARIIDSDPARTWPAVLVLLGGGALVGLVNGLIVTRLRVPSFITTLGMFLILVGAVYLWSNGAPKGGFSEEFRQFGRRAVEDVPVLGRVPYALLILLVLAATAVLLTRSDFGRILIAVGDNPRTAHLSGVRVPRVRTIAFVLSGLAAAVAAILIGGYSGVSFQAGAGLEFGAITAVVLGGVALGGGRGSVVGAMLGAVTLELLFALMNFYGVSGALRPTVQGAIILFAVAVATRRSSSR; encoded by the coding sequence ATGCAGACCGTCCCGCGCCGCCTGGCGCCGCCGCGATGGATGCCTACCGGTGGCGTCCTGCCGATCCTCGCGATTCTCGCGGTACTCCTGGTCCTCGTCGCCATCCGCCAGCCGGGCTTTCTGGCCCCGGCGTCGCTGATGTCGTTCCTCGGCCGCTCGGCGCCGATCATCCTGCTCGCCGCCGGACAGTACTTCGTGATCGTCTCCGGCGAGTTCGACCTGTCCGTCGGTGCCCTGGTCACCGCGCAGGTCGTGGTCGCCGCCCGGATCATCGACAGCGACCCGGCACGGACCTGGCCGGCGGTGCTGGTGCTGCTCGGCGGCGGCGCGCTCGTCGGGTTGGTCAACGGTCTGATCGTGACGCGCCTGCGGGTGCCCTCGTTCATCACCACGCTCGGCATGTTCCTGATCCTGGTGGGTGCGGTCTACCTGTGGTCCAACGGTGCCCCCAAGGGCGGGTTCTCCGAGGAGTTCCGGCAGTTCGGCCGACGTGCGGTCGAGGACGTACCGGTACTGGGCAGGGTCCCGTACGCGTTGCTGATCCTGTTGGTCCTCGCGGCGACGGCCGTGCTGCTGACGCGGTCCGACTTCGGCCGGATCCTGATCGCCGTCGGGGACAACCCGCGCACCGCGCACCTCAGCGGCGTGCGGGTCCCGCGGGTGCGCACCATCGCCTTCGTCCTCAGCGGCCTCGCCGCCGCTGTCGCCGCCATTCTGATCGGCGGGTACAGCGGCGTCTCCTTCCAGGCCGGGGCCGGCCTGGAGTTCGGTGCCATCACCGCGGTCGTCCTCGGCGGGGTCGCCCTGGGCGGCGGCCGCGGGTCGGTCGTCGGCGCGATGCTCGGCGCGGTGACCCTCGAACTGCTCTTCGCCCTCATGAACTTCTACGGCGTCTCCGGCGCACTGCGACCGACCGTCCAGGGCGCCATCATCCTGTTCGCCGTGGCGGTCGCCACCCGGCGTTCCTCATCAAGATAA
- a CDS encoding substrate-binding domain-containing protein, producing MKHRMTVLATVTLLAVAGCATDQPPAASSGASSAPAGTGTGDQSKFFVQADYDNELALLDATPTGPADKPWEQVLNPTMVDTATFAKPGPYRICFSNAALNNPWRQVGFKTMQAEVEAQADLIEEFVHIDAEGKDQKQIADINDLLGKDCDALIVSPNTTATLTPAVEAACRTGLPVIVFDRGVDTDCPVTFINPIGGYGFGHVGAEFVSQRMAPGGKLLALRILPGVDVLETRWSAAKVVFDRAQIDVVGVEFTDGDPAKTKKIVDDYIQRYGTIDGVWMDAGAVAVAAVEAFQDAGKPVPPINGEDQLDFLRIWKDDGLTAIAPTYPTYQWRTPVIAALRVLAGQQVSDPWKLPQPTITQENLDSYLDPDMPPLHYAMCGCTGLPGYPQRWK from the coding sequence GTGAAACATCGCATGACCGTGCTGGCCACGGTGACGCTGCTCGCCGTCGCCGGCTGCGCCACGGACCAACCGCCCGCAGCCAGCTCGGGCGCGTCGTCGGCACCGGCGGGAACGGGCACCGGCGACCAGTCGAAGTTCTTCGTGCAGGCCGACTACGACAACGAACTCGCGCTGCTCGACGCCACCCCGACCGGACCGGCGGACAAGCCATGGGAGCAGGTGCTCAACCCGACGATGGTGGACACGGCGACGTTCGCGAAGCCCGGCCCGTACCGAATCTGCTTCTCCAACGCCGCGCTGAACAACCCGTGGCGTCAGGTCGGGTTCAAGACCATGCAGGCCGAGGTGGAGGCACAGGCGGACCTGATCGAGGAGTTCGTCCACATCGATGCGGAAGGCAAGGACCAGAAGCAGATCGCCGACATCAACGATCTGCTCGGCAAGGACTGTGACGCGCTCATCGTCTCGCCGAACACCACCGCCACCCTCACCCCGGCGGTCGAGGCGGCCTGCCGTACCGGTCTGCCGGTCATCGTCTTCGACCGGGGCGTGGACACCGACTGCCCGGTCACCTTCATCAATCCCATCGGCGGGTACGGGTTCGGCCACGTCGGTGCCGAGTTCGTCAGCCAGCGGATGGCGCCTGGCGGCAAGCTGCTCGCGCTGCGGATCCTGCCCGGCGTCGACGTGCTGGAGACCCGCTGGTCCGCCGCGAAGGTCGTCTTCGACCGGGCACAGATCGACGTCGTAGGGGTCGAGTTCACCGACGGCGACCCGGCAAAGACCAAGAAGATCGTCGACGACTACATCCAGCGGTACGGCACGATCGACGGTGTGTGGATGGACGCCGGCGCGGTCGCGGTCGCCGCGGTCGAAGCGTTCCAGGACGCCGGCAAGCCGGTGCCACCCATCAACGGTGAGGACCAGCTCGACTTCCTGAGGATCTGGAAGGACGACGGACTCACCGCGATCGCGCCGACCTATCCGACCTACCAGTGGCGTACCCCGGTCATCGCCGCCCTGCGGGTCCTCGCCGGCCAGCAGGTGTCCGACCCGTGGAAGCTGCCGCAACCGACGATCACCCAGGAGAACCTGGACAGCTACCTCGACCCGGACATGCCGCCGCTGCACTACGCGATGTGCGGCTGCACCGGGCTGCCGGGATACCCGCAGCGGTGGAAGTAG
- a CDS encoding sugar phosphate isomerase/epimerase family protein, with translation MYQIGVNPWVWASPVDDAALAELLPRIAGFGFDAVELPIEQPGDWDPHRTRDLLAELGLTAAGVCAVTPPGRELVDAPPAVVEATVAYLKGCVDSAVAVGAPSVGGPVYASVGRTWRMNSAARAACYAGFRRALAPVADHAGAHGVSIGVEALNRYETSVVNTIGQAVELIDGLPANVGLMIDTYHMNIEEANPYAAVAVAGPYIKHVQVSGTDRGAPGADHLDWPRFLAALTATGYRGAICIESFTPENATIATAASIWRPLAPSPDRLACDGLAYLREALRSVPDRPTPDGGAR, from the coding sequence GTGTACCAGATCGGGGTGAACCCCTGGGTGTGGGCCTCGCCGGTGGACGACGCGGCCCTGGCCGAGCTGCTGCCCCGGATCGCCGGGTTCGGCTTCGACGCCGTCGAGCTGCCGATCGAGCAACCCGGCGACTGGGACCCGCACCGTACCCGGGACCTGCTCGCGGAGCTCGGGCTGACCGCGGCGGGCGTCTGCGCGGTCACCCCACCCGGCAGGGAACTGGTCGACGCCCCGCCGGCGGTGGTCGAGGCGACAGTGGCCTACCTGAAGGGCTGCGTCGACAGCGCGGTGGCCGTCGGCGCGCCGAGCGTCGGCGGGCCGGTCTACGCCTCGGTAGGTCGGACCTGGCGGATGAACTCGGCCGCCCGCGCCGCCTGCTACGCGGGATTCCGTCGGGCGCTGGCGCCGGTCGCGGACCACGCCGGCGCCCACGGCGTGTCGATCGGCGTCGAGGCGCTCAACCGGTACGAGACGAGTGTGGTCAACACGATCGGTCAGGCGGTGGAGCTGATCGACGGTCTGCCAGCCAACGTCGGGCTCATGATCGACACCTACCACATGAACATCGAGGAGGCCAACCCGTACGCCGCCGTCGCCGTCGCCGGCCCGTACATCAAACACGTCCAGGTCAGCGGCACCGACCGGGGCGCACCCGGCGCGGACCACCTGGACTGGCCCCGCTTCCTCGCCGCCCTGACCGCGACCGGGTACCGGGGCGCGATCTGCATCGAGTCGTTCACCCCGGAGAACGCCACGATCGCGACCGCCGCCTCGATCTGGCGCCCCCTCGCCCCGTCACCCGACCGGCTCGCCTGCGACGGCCTGGCGTACCTGCGGGAAGCCCTTCGGTCCGTGCCAGATCGGCCGACGCCGGATGGCGGTGCCCGCTGA